A part of Fundulus heteroclitus isolate FHET01 chromosome 23, MU-UCD_Fhet_4.1, whole genome shotgun sequence genomic DNA contains:
- the LOC118557536 gene encoding protocadherin alpha-8-like, whose protein sequence is MAIRSRSSHYSWRVCLLHLLLIVAKQAAADLRYSVPEEVKEGTVVGNIAKDLGLEKAHLTDRRLRIASGSEDTFFSVNMDNGALQVRRKIDREELCHGGGACLMELKIIVENPLEMHHIIVEITDVNDHSPFFAKTKQHFEIAEHTSVGTQFELQAARDPDAGVNSIRSYKLSSNDYFDIELSQSDEDKIPYLVLRKPLDREQNDKLLLIVTAVDGGKPPRSGTLNVSVTVLDSNDNRPSFSQEVYQVEMFENAPLGTIVTKVNARDPDEGNNGEIEYSIANTLTPKIYSIFGLESLTGEIKLKAALDFEECDIYKFDIVASDKGIPPLRGRCRVVVKIKDVNDNSPKIDVTSLSNTISEDSKPGTVISLISVTDKDSGVNGKIISRILNDAPFELKPSYKENIYSLVTKEHLDREKVSHYEILIQATDCGDPALSTVKTLSIQISDVNDNSPRFEKSELQFYLSENNAAGTSIFSVTATDIDMNDNAAISYNIVREGSKNDVTAFLNINLENGQISALKSFDFEALKTFQFQVVASDTGTPSLSSNVTVNVFILDQNDNAPVILYPVSSNGSAEGVEEIPRNVNAGHLVTKVRAYDADIGYNGWLLFSLQEVTDHSLFGLDRYTGQIRTLRSFTETDEAEHKLVILVKDNGNVSLSATATVIVKLVEPKEAFAASDVKSAAKDDEDNNVTFYLMITLGSVSVLFIISIIVLIAMQCSKSPDYTSKYLQETNYDGTLCHSIQYRSGDKRYMLVGPRMSIGSTIVPGSHANTLVLPDRRRTSEEVRLFLSNFRRHYFYLECAVLFLFIRVL, encoded by the coding sequence ATGGCGATTCGGAGCAGATCGAGTCACTACAGTTGGCGTGTTTGTCTTTTACATCTTCTGCTGATCGTAGCGAAGCAGGCTGCGGCTGATCTGAGATACTCTGTTCCGGAGGAGGTGAAGGAGGGAACCGTCGTCGGAAATATTGCCAAGGATCTTGGTCTGGAAAAGGCACATTTAACTGATCGACGTCTGCGTATTGCTTCGGGATCTGAGGATACTTTTTTCAGTGTTAACATGGATAACGGGGCCTTACAGGTTCGTAGAAAGATTGACAGAGAGGAGCTTTGTCACGGTGGTGGCGCATGCTTAATGGAGCTAAAGATCATAGTAGAAAACCCGCTGGAAATGCACCATATTATTGTTGAAATCACAGATGTAAACGATCACTCCCCATTTTTTGCTAAAACGaaacaacattttgaaatagCTGAACATACGTCTGTAGGAACACAATTTGAGCTGCAAGCGGCCCGTGACCCCGATGCTGGAGTGAATTCAATCCGCTCATACAAATTATCATCAAATGATTATTTTGATATAGAGCTAAGTCAAAGTGATGAAGACAAAATACCATATTTAGTGTTAAGGAAACCTTTAGACCGGGaacaaaatgataaacttttATTAATTGTTACAGCAGTAGATGGAGGAAAACCTCCGAGATCAGGGACACTTAATGTTTCTGTCACTGTTCTTGATAGTAACGACAACCGTCCGTCCTTTAGCCAGGAGGTTTACCAGGtagaaatgtttgaaaatgcTCCGCTTGGAACCATTGTTACAAAAGTAAATGCAAGAGACCCAGATGAAGGAAATAACGGAGAAATTGAGTACAGCATTGCCAACACTTTAACGcctaaaatatacagtatatttggATTGGAAAGCTTAACgggtgaaattaaattaaaagcagcaCTGGATTTTGAGGAATGTGACATCTACAAATTTGATATAGTAGCATCAGACAAAGGGATCCCTCCCTTAAGAGGAAGGTGTAGAGtggttgtaaaaataaaagatgtaaACGATAACTCACCAAAGATAGATGTCACGTCTTTGTCAAATACAATATCAGAAGATTCAAAACCCGGAACAGTGATTTCTCTCATCAGTGTAACAGATAAAGACTCAGGTGTTAATGGAAAGATTATTTCACGCATACTAAATGATGCACCTTTTGAATTAAAGCCATCCTATAAGGAAAACATATATTCACTTGTTACAAAAGAGCATTTGGATCGAGAGAAGGTGTCCCATTATGAAATATTAATACAAGCCACTGATTGTGGTGATCCAGCCTTATCTACAGTGAAAACACTCAGTATTCAGATCTCTGATgtgaatgacaacagtcctCGTTTTGAGAAAAGTgagttacagttttatttatcagaAAATAATGCTGCTGGGACATCAATATTTTCTGTCACTGCGACAGATATTGACATGAATGACAACGCAGCAATTTCTTATAATATTGTGAGAGAAGGAAGTAAGAATGATGTAACAGCATTCTTAAACATAAACTTAGAAAATGGACAGATATCTGCCCTAAAAAGTTTTGACTTTGAAGCCCTAAAAACTTTCCAGTTCCAAGTTGTGGCCTCAGATACTGGGACTCCGTCCCTGAGCAGCAACGTGACTGTGAACGTGTTCATCCTGGACCAGAACGACAACGCTCCAGTCATCCTGTATCCAGTCAGCTCCaacggttctgctgaaggtgtGGAGGAGATTCCCCGCAATGTGAACGCAGGACACTTGGTGACCAAAGTCAGAGCCTATGACGCTGATATAGGATATAACGGCTGGTTGCTGTTTTCCCTGCAGGAAGTTACTGACCACAGCCTCTTTGGTTTGGACCGCTACACAGGACAGATCAGAACCCTTCGCTCATTCACAGAGACAGACGAGGCTGAGCATAAACTGGTCATCCTGGTCAAAGACAACGGCAACGTTTCCCTCTCAGCAACAGCTACTGTGATTGTCAAGCTGGTGGAGCCCAAAGAGGCTTTTGCAGCTTCTGATGTTAAAAGTGCAGCAAAGGATGATGAGGATAATAATGTGACTTTTTACCTGATGATCACTCTGGGCTCAGTTTCAGTTCTgttcatcatcagcatcatcgtGCTGATTGCAATGCAGTGCTCCAAATCCCCAGACTATACTTCTAAATATCTCCAAGAGACTAATTATGATGGGACCCTGTGTCACAGCATCCAGTACAGATCTGGAGACAAACGGTACATGTTGGTTGGACCCAGGATGAGCATAGGATCTACTATAGTACCTGGAAGTCATGCAAACACACTAGTGCTCCCTGACAGGAGGAGGACTTCTGAGGAGGTAAGGCTATTTTTAAGTAATTTCAGACGGCATTACTTCTATCTGGAatgtgcagttttatttttattcatcagGGTGTTATGA